One segment of Streptomyces sp. XD-27 DNA contains the following:
- a CDS encoding AAA family ATPase: MAAMVDAAGTRVVTGEDVSGSGASAEALGRYLRSHAKELAEEPDSPLFFGRLDFDRGPVAGDHQGQRYYIGRRRIARHPSAPPLVVDWRAPVSRAFYQATAREPQGVAVRRRFGWAPWSTGAAEDLTSLEDERLTAATEPATAGAEAGDPGAAGQSATAGRGAGASGTASRIVAAEIERPRVGPMRDIVATIQPEQDDLVRGELTASVCVQGAPGTGKTAVGLHRAAYLLYTCPQRVQRAGLLVIGPNRTFLRYISQVLPALGESDVRQCTLDDLIARPRLTIRATDDPAAAAVKHSARMAEVLSRALYGRVRTPAEPLAVPDGSYRWRIDAAELDRIVTEVRDEAPPYAVGRERVRSRAVALLQRQAERRAGPPNTAWLRRMGRAKAVTAFLDAVWPAVRPEEVVGTLLADPAALAAAADGVLDADEQRALAWRTAPRSYKSAKWSPADMVLIDEVAGLIERPEGYGHVVVDEAQDLSPMQCRAIARRSDFGSLTVLGDLAQGTTPWAARSWPEHLTHLGKPQAAIAPLTTGFRVPAAVVALANRLLGALDVHVPPARSLRGDGELRIRAVSADGLPDATAATVRKALARDGSVAVIAADADVAAVRAGLDAAGIGTAAPDESDAGRRVVVLPATVAKGLEYDHVVVVEPAAIAEAEPRGLHRLYVVLTRAVSRLDVLHARPLPGPLTDAAG; the protein is encoded by the coding sequence ATGGCCGCCATGGTCGACGCCGCGGGGACGCGCGTCGTCACCGGCGAGGATGTCTCCGGCAGCGGCGCGAGCGCCGAAGCCCTCGGCCGGTACCTGCGCAGCCACGCCAAGGAACTGGCCGAGGAACCCGACAGCCCGCTGTTCTTCGGCCGCCTCGACTTCGACCGCGGCCCGGTCGCCGGCGACCACCAGGGCCAGCGGTACTACATCGGCCGCCGCCGGATCGCCCGCCACCCCTCCGCCCCGCCCCTGGTGGTCGACTGGCGGGCGCCGGTCTCCCGCGCCTTCTACCAGGCCACCGCCCGCGAACCGCAGGGCGTGGCGGTACGCCGCCGCTTCGGCTGGGCCCCGTGGAGCACCGGCGCCGCCGAAGACCTCACCAGCCTGGAGGACGAGCGGCTCACCGCCGCCACCGAACCGGCCACGGCCGGGGCGGAGGCCGGAGATCCGGGCGCGGCCGGACAGTCGGCCACCGCCGGGAGGGGCGCCGGCGCGTCCGGCACCGCCAGCCGGATCGTCGCCGCCGAGATCGAACGCCCCCGTGTCGGCCCGATGCGCGACATCGTGGCCACCATCCAGCCCGAGCAGGACGACCTCGTACGCGGCGAACTCACCGCCTCCGTATGCGTCCAAGGCGCCCCCGGCACCGGCAAGACCGCGGTCGGCCTGCACCGCGCCGCCTACCTGCTCTACACCTGCCCGCAGCGCGTCCAACGCGCCGGACTGCTGGTCATCGGCCCCAACCGGACCTTCCTGCGGTACATCTCCCAGGTGCTGCCCGCGCTCGGCGAGAGCGACGTGCGCCAGTGCACCCTGGACGACCTCATCGCCCGCCCCCGACTGACAATCCGGGCGACCGACGACCCGGCGGCCGCAGCCGTCAAACACAGCGCCCGGATGGCCGAGGTCCTCTCCCGCGCCCTGTACGGCAGGGTCCGCACGCCCGCCGAACCGCTCGCCGTCCCCGACGGCTCGTACCGCTGGCGGATCGACGCGGCCGAGCTGGACCGGATCGTCACCGAGGTCCGGGACGAGGCACCGCCGTACGCGGTCGGCCGCGAGCGCGTCAGGTCACGGGCCGTCGCCCTCCTCCAGCGGCAGGCCGAACGGCGCGCGGGCCCACCGAACACCGCATGGCTGCGCCGGATGGGCCGGGCCAAGGCGGTCACCGCGTTCCTGGACGCCGTGTGGCCCGCCGTACGCCCCGAGGAGGTCGTCGGCACACTGCTGGCCGACCCGGCGGCGCTGGCCGCCGCCGCGGACGGCGTCCTCGACGCCGACGAGCAGCGGGCTCTGGCGTGGCGCACCGCGCCGCGTTCCTACAAGAGCGCCAAGTGGTCGCCCGCCGACATGGTGCTCATCGACGAGGTCGCCGGGTTGATCGAACGACCGGAGGGCTACGGCCACGTCGTCGTCGACGAGGCGCAGGACCTCTCCCCGATGCAGTGCCGCGCCATCGCCCGGCGCAGCGACTTCGGCTCCCTCACCGTGCTCGGCGACCTCGCTCAGGGGACCACCCCGTGGGCGGCCCGCAGCTGGCCCGAACACCTCACCCACCTGGGCAAACCGCAGGCCGCCATCGCCCCCCTGACCACCGGCTTCCGCGTGCCCGCCGCCGTGGTCGCGCTCGCCAACCGGCTGTTGGGCGCGCTCGACGTCCACGTGCCGCCCGCGCGCTCCCTGCGCGGCGACGGCGAGCTGCGGATCCGCGCCGTATCCGCCGACGGCCTCCCGGACGCGACCGCGGCGACGGTACGGAAGGCGCTGGCGCGGGACGGTTCGGTCGCCGTGATCGCCGCCGACGCGGATGTGGCGGCGGTCCGCGCGGGGCTGGACGCCGCCGGGATCGGGACGGCGGCCCCCGACGAGTCGGACGCCGGGCGCCGGGTCGTGGTCCTCCCGGCGACGGTCGCCAAGGGCCTGGAGTACGACCATGTGGTGGTGGTCGAACCGGCGGCGATAGCGGAGGCCGAACCACGCGGCCTGCACCGCCTGTACGTCGTCCTGACCCGGGCCGTCTCCCGCCTGGACGTGCTCCACGCCCGCCCCCTGCCCGGCCCCCTCACGGACGCGGCCGGGTAG
- a CDS encoding RNA polymerase sigma-70 factor: MSADAATDLFEEHRPVLMGVAYRMLGRVADAEDVVQEAWLRWSGSDHGDVRDPRGYLVRITTRLAIDRLRQAQARREAYVGPWLPEPLATDFGDAVPDTAERAVLAESVSFAVLVVLESLSPLERAVFVLREAFGLPYGEIAATLDRTEAAVRQLAGRARRHVEERKPRYTVDPAERRALTERFIAAAAGGDLGQLVALLAPDARLIGDGGGRAQAPLRILETADKIGRFLAGAASRLPGAELRLTELNGQVAAVVLLDGTPDMAFSLDVADGLVQCVYVVRNPEKLAGLAV; this comes from the coding sequence ATCTCCGCCGACGCCGCCACCGACCTCTTCGAGGAGCACCGCCCGGTCCTCATGGGCGTCGCCTACCGCATGCTCGGCCGGGTCGCCGACGCCGAGGACGTCGTCCAGGAGGCGTGGCTGCGCTGGTCCGGTTCCGACCACGGCGACGTCCGCGACCCGCGCGGCTATCTCGTACGGATCACCACCCGGCTCGCGATCGACCGGCTGCGGCAGGCGCAGGCCCGGCGCGAGGCGTACGTCGGCCCGTGGCTGCCCGAACCGCTCGCCACCGACTTCGGCGACGCCGTGCCGGACACCGCCGAGCGGGCCGTGCTCGCCGAGTCCGTCTCCTTCGCCGTGCTGGTGGTCCTGGAGTCCCTGTCGCCGCTGGAGCGCGCGGTGTTCGTGCTGCGCGAGGCGTTCGGGCTCCCGTACGGCGAGATCGCCGCCACCTTGGACCGCACCGAGGCGGCCGTGCGCCAGCTCGCCGGGCGGGCCCGCCGCCATGTGGAGGAGCGCAAGCCGCGGTACACCGTGGACCCCGCGGAACGGCGCGCCCTCACCGAGCGGTTCATCGCGGCCGCCGCCGGAGGCGACCTGGGGCAGCTCGTCGCCCTGCTGGCCCCGGACGCCCGGCTCATCGGCGACGGCGGCGGCAGGGCGCAGGCCCCGCTGCGGATCCTGGAGACCGCCGACAAGATCGGCCGTTTCCTGGCCGGCGCCGCGAGCCGGCTGCCGGGCGCGGAGCTGCGTCTCACCGAGCTCAACGGCCAGGTCGCCGCGGTCGTGCTCCTGGACGGCACGCCCGACATGGCGTTCAGCCTGGACGTCGCCGACGGGCTCGTCCAGTGCGTCTACGTCGTGCGCAACCCGGAGAAACTCGCCGGTCTGGCGGTATGA
- a CDS encoding SDR family oxidoreductase, protein MGDQVTVVTGGSRGIGAAVALRLARAGHDIAIGYERAREAAEESAAAVRAHGVRCVAVQVDTSVGDQVEALFDAAADELGPVTGLVNNAGITGPLGRFTDTSPEVMRRVVDVNVTGALLCARRAARAMSTRLGGPGGTIVNISSGAATTGSPGEYVHYAASKAAVDAMTVGLSKELAAEGIRVNSVQPGMTLTDIHAAMGDPERPWRAPERVPMGRPGEPDEIAAAVAWLMSPEASYTTGAVLRVAGGL, encoded by the coding sequence ATGGGAGACCAGGTCACGGTGGTCACGGGAGGAAGTCGCGGCATCGGCGCGGCCGTCGCACTGCGGCTCGCCCGCGCCGGGCACGACATCGCCATCGGCTACGAGCGGGCGCGGGAGGCGGCGGAGGAGTCCGCGGCCGCGGTGCGCGCGCACGGCGTGCGGTGTGTGGCCGTACAGGTGGACACCAGCGTCGGCGACCAGGTCGAGGCACTGTTCGACGCGGCCGCGGACGAGCTCGGCCCGGTCACCGGGCTGGTCAACAACGCCGGGATCACCGGTCCGTTGGGCCGGTTCACCGACACCTCGCCGGAGGTGATGCGCCGGGTGGTGGACGTGAACGTGACCGGCGCCCTGCTGTGCGCCCGGCGCGCCGCGCGCGCGATGTCCACCCGGCTCGGCGGCCCCGGCGGGACGATCGTCAACATCTCCTCGGGTGCCGCGACCACCGGCAGCCCGGGCGAGTACGTGCACTACGCGGCCAGCAAGGCCGCGGTGGACGCGATGACGGTCGGCCTGTCGAAGGAGCTGGCGGCCGAGGGCATCCGGGTCAACTCGGTGCAGCCCGGGATGACACTGACGGACATCCACGCCGCGATGGGCGACCCGGAGCGGCCGTGGCGCGCCCCGGAGCGGGTGCCGATGGGCCGCCCCGGCGAGCCGGACGAGATCGCGGCCGCGGTGGCCTGGCTGATGTCGCCGGAGGCGTCGTACACCACCGGGGCGGTGCTGCGGGTCGCGGGCGGGCTGTGA
- a CDS encoding GntR family transcriptional regulator — protein sequence MGTTQLASVPEPKYWHLKTVLSDALDSEFAVGEILPNERELAARFGVARATLRQALEQLELEGRLQRRRGVGTTVAPPRVGVSVTDPGPAWPGAGEAADTWEPVDSGTAVPPAAVARLLHAEPDAEVHVVRRTRISHGQPLAAELLYIPADSVPGLGAVDAPGGDVRARAVLRELRRLDLEGQDQAVELGSARADDAKALDRLPGAPVLVVTTRYYAQGRTAAVGVATYRADTCRLTFAETSPSGV from the coding sequence GTGGGGACCACGCAGCTCGCATCGGTGCCGGAGCCGAAGTACTGGCACCTGAAGACCGTGCTCAGCGACGCGCTCGACTCCGAGTTCGCGGTGGGGGAGATCCTGCCCAACGAGCGCGAACTCGCGGCCCGGTTCGGTGTCGCGCGCGCCACGCTCCGCCAGGCCCTGGAGCAGCTCGAGCTGGAGGGCCGGCTCCAGCGCCGCCGCGGCGTGGGCACCACCGTCGCACCGCCGCGCGTGGGCGTCTCCGTCACCGACCCCGGTCCGGCGTGGCCGGGCGCGGGTGAGGCCGCCGACACGTGGGAGCCGGTCGACAGCGGTACGGCGGTCCCCCCTGCCGCGGTGGCCAGGCTCCTGCACGCCGAGCCGGACGCCGAGGTCCACGTGGTGCGGCGCACCCGGATCTCCCACGGTCAGCCGCTGGCCGCCGAACTGCTCTACATCCCGGCGGACTCCGTCCCCGGTCTCGGGGCCGTCGACGCCCCGGGCGGCGATGTCCGCGCCCGCGCGGTGCTGCGCGAGTTGCGGCGGCTGGACCTCGAAGGCCAGGACCAGGCGGTGGAGCTGGGCTCCGCCCGTGCCGACGACGCCAAGGCGCTCGACCGGCTGCCGGGCGCGCCGGTGCTCGTTGTGACCACGCGCTACTACGCCCAGGGCCGGACGGCCGCCGTCGGGGTGGCCACGTACCGGGCCGACACGTGCCGGCTGACCTTCGCCGAGACCAGCCCGTCCGGGGTGTGA
- a CDS encoding response regulator transcription factor, whose translation MPITVLLVDDEQLVRAGLRAILEAQPDIEVVGEAADGASVIPLVRRLRPDVIAMDVRMPLLDGIEATRAVLRTVPRPPKILVVTTFENDDYVYEALRAGADGFLLKRARPAEIVHAVRLVAEGDSLLFPAAVRELAAGRGNEAARAAMARAALTDREAEVLRLMARGMSNAEIATALLLGTETVKTHVSAVLAKLGARDRTQAVIAAYESGFVVPG comes from the coding sequence GTGCCGATCACCGTTCTCCTCGTCGACGACGAGCAGTTGGTGCGCGCCGGGCTGCGCGCGATCCTGGAGGCCCAGCCGGACATCGAGGTGGTCGGCGAGGCCGCCGACGGCGCCTCGGTCATCCCGCTGGTGCGCCGACTGCGCCCCGATGTGATCGCCATGGACGTGCGGATGCCGCTGCTGGACGGCATCGAGGCGACCCGCGCGGTGCTGCGCACGGTCCCCCGTCCGCCCAAGATCCTGGTCGTCACCACCTTCGAGAACGACGACTACGTGTACGAGGCGCTGCGCGCGGGCGCCGACGGCTTCCTGCTCAAGCGCGCCCGCCCGGCCGAGATCGTGCACGCGGTGCGGCTGGTCGCGGAGGGCGACTCGCTGCTCTTCCCCGCGGCCGTACGGGAGCTGGCGGCCGGTCGCGGGAACGAGGCCGCGCGGGCGGCGATGGCGCGGGCCGCGCTGACCGACCGTGAGGCGGAGGTCCTGCGGCTCATGGCGCGCGGCATGTCGAACGCCGAGATCGCCACGGCCCTGCTGCTGGGCACGGAGACGGTGAAGACGCACGTCAGCGCGGTGCTGGCGAAGTTGGGCGCACGGGACCGCACGCAGGCCGTGATCGCGGCGTACGAGTCGGGGTTCGTCGTACCGGGCTGA
- a CDS encoding sensor histidine kinase has protein sequence MPVSALFTPLARAVTYTRWVHLLTGVLPAIICGFVYPGYEGMTPGRQLWLLVLPVPLLIGWAMVPSARLAEGLQARLLLTAGEHARDRRDGSSDDGASGIAATPSASWADRVLTAVWLVLRLEVGCAVGWLCVRLPQLMGALIEAATGGTGDTGAGLRISGGHWWYALLAPLPLAALAAVVVGLGWLMAAAAPRLLGPSAAERLAALEERTERLLEHNRLARELHDSIGHALTVAVVQAGAARAAGSAEFTDRALAAIEETGRCALDDLERVLLLLREDGARRPAERPGLADAERLLESARAAGAPLSAEVTGPLETLPGPVSREGYRILQEALTNVLRHAGPVPVRVRIRVAPDAGRGAPDAGRGALELDVRNPLPTTGTDTEAEAVPDPAGRRTGGSGLRGIRERAALLGGEADTGPHAGQWRVRVRLPLDGAPHPTAYGAPRPTA, from the coding sequence ATGCCGGTATCCGCCCTGTTCACACCGCTGGCCCGTGCCGTCACCTACACCCGGTGGGTGCACCTGCTGACCGGCGTCCTGCCCGCGATCATCTGCGGCTTCGTCTACCCGGGCTACGAAGGGATGACCCCGGGCCGGCAGTTGTGGCTGCTGGTGCTCCCGGTGCCGCTGCTGATCGGCTGGGCGATGGTGCCGTCGGCGCGGCTCGCGGAGGGGCTGCAGGCGCGTCTGCTGCTCACCGCCGGCGAGCACGCCCGGGACCGGCGCGACGGCAGCAGCGATGACGGGGCGTCAGGGATCGCGGCGACCCCGTCGGCCTCCTGGGCCGACCGGGTGCTGACCGCGGTCTGGCTGGTGCTCCGGCTGGAGGTGGGCTGTGCGGTGGGCTGGCTGTGCGTGCGGCTGCCCCAGCTGATGGGGGCGCTGATCGAAGCGGCCACCGGCGGCACGGGCGACACGGGCGCAGGGCTGCGGATCAGCGGCGGCCACTGGTGGTACGCGCTCCTCGCGCCGCTGCCGCTCGCCGCGCTGGCGGCCGTGGTCGTGGGGCTCGGGTGGCTGATGGCCGCCGCCGCGCCCCGGCTGCTCGGCCCGTCCGCCGCCGAGCGGCTCGCGGCGCTGGAGGAGCGTACCGAGCGCCTGCTGGAGCACAACCGGCTCGCCCGCGAACTGCACGACTCGATCGGGCACGCGCTGACCGTGGCCGTCGTCCAGGCGGGCGCGGCGCGCGCCGCCGGCTCCGCGGAGTTCACCGACCGGGCGCTGGCCGCGATCGAGGAGACCGGGCGGTGCGCGCTCGACGATCTGGAACGGGTGCTGCTCCTGCTCCGCGAGGACGGCGCGCGGCGGCCCGCCGAACGGCCGGGGCTCGCCGACGCCGAACGGCTGCTGGAGTCGGCGCGCGCCGCGGGCGCTCCGCTGAGCGCGGAGGTCACCGGCCCGCTGGAGACCCTGCCCGGCCCGGTCTCCCGCGAGGGCTACCGCATCCTCCAGGAGGCGCTGACCAATGTGCTGCGGCACGCGGGCCCGGTTCCGGTACGGGTACGGATACGGGTCGCCCCGGACGCGGGGCGGGGCGCGCCGGACGCGGGACGGGGCGCGCTGGAGCTGGACGTACGCAACCCGCTGCCGACGACCGGAACGGACACGGAGGCGGAGGCGGTCCCTGACCCGGCCGGTCGCCGCACCGGCGGCAGCGGCCTGCGCGGCATCCGCGAACGGGCGGCCCTGCTGGGCGGGGAGGCGGACACCGGGCCGCACGCCGGGCAGTGGCGGGTGCGCGTGCGGCTCCCCCTGGACGGCGCCCCGCACCCGACCGCGTACGGCGCCCCGCGCCCGACCGCATAA
- a CDS encoding ATP-binding cassette domain-containing protein produces the protein MTAIDIRELTMVYGSVRAVDRLTFSVLPGRVTGFLGPNGAGKSTTMRAVLGLDRPASGTATVGGRPYRELDRPLRHVGALLDASAAHGSRTARDHLRCLALSNDLPARRVEEALAETGLANVAGRRVKTFSLGMRQRLGIAAALLGEPPVLMFDEPANGLDPEGIVWIRTLMRRLAAEGRTVLVSSHLMTETALTADHLVVLGRGRLLADTAMDDFVREHSHPRARVRTSEPERLRAALADEGLAAAVADDSGAWAVDGVPAAELGALAARHGVPVLELVDDRTSLEQAYLRLTAEDTEFAAQADDTDCAAPAAQAAPITRIAPTVPTQEI, from the coding sequence ATGACAGCGATCGACATCCGCGAGCTGACCATGGTCTACGGATCGGTACGGGCCGTGGACCGGCTCACGTTCAGCGTCCTCCCCGGCCGGGTCACCGGATTCCTCGGCCCCAACGGGGCGGGCAAGTCCACCACCATGCGCGCCGTCCTCGGACTGGACCGGCCGGCTTCCGGCACCGCGACCGTGGGCGGCCGCCCCTACCGGGAACTCGACCGACCGCTGCGGCACGTCGGCGCGCTGCTCGACGCCTCCGCCGCACATGGCTCCCGGACCGCCCGGGACCATCTGCGGTGCCTCGCCCTCAGCAACGATCTGCCGGCCCGCCGCGTCGAGGAGGCCCTGGCAGAGACGGGCCTGGCGAACGTGGCCGGGCGGCGCGTGAAGACCTTCTCGCTGGGCATGCGCCAGAGGCTGGGCATCGCGGCCGCGCTGCTCGGCGAGCCGCCGGTGCTGATGTTCGACGAGCCGGCCAACGGGCTCGACCCCGAGGGCATCGTGTGGATCCGCACCCTGATGAGGCGGCTGGCGGCCGAAGGCCGCACCGTGCTGGTCTCCAGCCACCTGATGACGGAGACCGCGCTGACCGCCGACCACCTCGTGGTGCTGGGCCGCGGACGGCTGCTCGCCGACACCGCGATGGACGACTTCGTACGCGAGCACAGCCACCCCCGGGCGCGGGTGCGCACCAGCGAACCGGAGCGGCTGCGCGCCGCGTTGGCGGACGAGGGTCTGGCCGCCGCGGTCGCGGACGACTCCGGCGCCTGGGCGGTGGACGGCGTCCCCGCCGCGGAGCTCGGCGCGCTCGCCGCCCGCCACGGCGTCCCGGTCCTCGAACTCGTCGACGACCGGACGTCACTGGAACAGGCATACCTGCGGCTCACCGCCGAGGACACCGAGTTCGCGGCTCAGGCCGACGACACCGACTGCGCGGCACCGGCCGCCCAGGCCGCCCCCATCACCCGAATCGCCCCGACCGTCCCGACTCAGGAGATCTGA
- a CDS encoding ABC transporter permease, which yields MPLPAVLRSEWMKFRSLRSLQLALAGGLVATTGITVLVRATSGGPEDDAADFDPVFASFFGLNFGQIAAICFGVLAVTADQAHGGARIWLAAVPRRGLYYGGKLAVTGGLALTAGLVTGFTSLLGGQLALGADGVGLGATGALRAALGCGLYLALLTVMAAGVATVVRGAVGALGLLIPVTCFLAPVLGTGGAVSFLPDQAGQQVLHAHPEGPLGAGTGLAVLAAWTAVAVYAGLRALRGRDA from the coding sequence ATGCCTCTGCCAGCGGTGCTCCGCTCCGAATGGATGAAGTTCCGTTCCCTCCGATCGCTGCAACTCGCCCTCGCCGGCGGGCTGGTGGCCACCACCGGCATCACCGTGCTGGTGAGGGCCACCTCCGGCGGGCCCGAGGACGACGCGGCCGACTTTGACCCGGTCTTCGCCTCCTTCTTCGGCCTCAACTTCGGGCAGATCGCGGCCATCTGCTTCGGCGTGCTGGCCGTCACCGCGGACCAGGCGCACGGCGGCGCCCGGATCTGGCTCGCCGCGGTGCCCCGGCGCGGGCTCTACTACGGCGGCAAACTGGCCGTCACCGGCGGCCTCGCGCTCACCGCCGGCCTGGTCACCGGCTTCACCTCGCTGCTCGGCGGGCAGCTGGCGCTGGGCGCGGACGGGGTGGGCCTCGGCGCCACCGGGGCGCTGCGCGCCGCGCTGGGCTGCGGGCTCTACCTGGCCCTGCTGACGGTGATGGCCGCGGGTGTCGCGACGGTGGTACGGGGCGCGGTCGGCGCCCTCGGCCTGCTCATCCCGGTGACCTGCTTCCTCGCCCCGGTGCTGGGCACGGGCGGGGCGGTGTCCTTCCTCCCGGACCAGGCCGGACAGCAGGTGCTGCACGCCCATCCCGAAGGGCCGCTCGGCGCCGGGACGGGACTGGCGGTGCTGGCGGCGTGGACGGCCGTCGCGGTGTACGCGGGGCTGCGGGCCCTGCGAGGCCGCGACGCCTGA